The stretch of DNA TTGAAGCTTCACCTCCCCAAGCAGTTCTGCCAGCTGCCCAGGTTCCCCTTCCCGGAGCATTACCCCGAGTATCCTACCAAGCAGCAGTTCATCGACTACTTGGAGTCGTACGCTAAGCACTTGGAGATCAGCCCACGGTTCAACCAGTCGGTGCAGTTAGCGAGGTACGATGAAACGTGCGGCCTGTGGCGGGTGAGGACCACAGGAACAGGCACCGCGGCTGGAAGCCGGAGCCAGGAGGTGGAGTACATCGGCAGGTGGCTGGTGGTGGCCACCGGCGAGAACGCGGAGAGTGTAGTCCCCGAGCTGGACGGGCTCAGGGAGTTCGGCGGTGATGTGATGCATGTTTGTGACTACAAGTCCGGTGAGGCCTACCGCGGGAAGCGCGTGTTGGTGGTCGGCTGTGGCAACTCCGGCATGGAGGTCTCTCTCGATCTCTGCGACTACGATGCCTTACCAGCTATGGTAGTTCGCGACTCGGTGAGCAATCACTGCTTGAAAGTCATCACTCCGAACATATCTCTGCCATCAACATCGTCCTTAATGGAGTTCCTTTATGAAACTTGATTACAGGTTCACGTACTGCCGAGGGAGGTACTCGGGAAATCGACGTTCGAGTTGGCTGTCCTGCTGATGAGGTGGTTGCCGCTGTGGCTGGTGGACAAGATCCTACTAGTGTTGGCGTGGCTGGTGCTTGGAAACATAGAGACGTGTGGCCTGAGGAGACCTTCCACCGGTCCTCTGGCGCTCAAGAACACAGAGGGGAGGACCCCTGTTCTCGACACAGGGGCTCTTGGAAAGATAAGATCTGGCGACATCAAGGTTGTTCCTGGGATCAAGAGGTTCTCCCCCGGAAAAGTCGCGCTCGTCGACGGCCAGGTCCTCGACATTGACTCTGTCGTCTTGGCTACAGGTTACCGAAGCAACGTCCCTCAGTGGCTTCAGGTACCAACAAAGATTATTACACACAAGTTAGTTGATTGCCAGTAACATGAAATAGAGCTTTATATAGGTTGATTCCAGTGAAGTTGAGAGTGAAAAGAATGCTGATGAGACACTGCTGCTGTTCGCGAACTATCCAAAACCACAGCTTCTTCAGTACAAACAAGAAAATGACATCCGAGAAAGTGGTCTAGAATAGAAAGATTAAGGCTTAAACTAAAATCTCTACACaaaagggaagaatggaagattgACCCACGCTTGTTTGGTTTTGCAGGGATGTGAATTCTTCTCCAAAGATGGGTTTCCGAAGACTGCATTCCCGAACGGGTGGAAAGGACAGTCCGGGCTTTACGCTGTGGGTTTCACAAGGAGGGGCCTCTCTGGTGCTTCCTCAGACGCAGTGAGGACTGCCAAGGACATCGGCAGGATGTGGAAGGAGGAGCTGAAGCCCGCCAAGAGACCCGTCGCCTGCCATAGACGATGCATCTCTCAGATCTGATGAAATGTCTCCTGCTGAATTCCCTCCCTCCTTTCTTGCGTTACTCGGATTGTAGACTAGTGTAACACATATCAGCAAAACTGCACAGAACCCTCTCTCTCAATGGAACAGGAATGTGGCTGACATGACAGATACGATGAGGCTTTTCTCACTTTCATACCACAATTCTCTTTGATGTATATGAGAATGCTCCACATACCACTATCAGGATGGAAGCAAATTGGCCCCTTGTGTCTACTATTTTAGTAGGATAGGGAGTTCTATGAGCTTCCTATCAATAAGAAATCATCTAATTATTAATGCTTTTCTACTTCGAAAACACCTTTTTAAGAGGTTGATGCATCATATCAGCCATCTTTAGTGACCTTAGAAGTGTAGTAGTAATCATGGAGGGTCACCATCTATCATATGCTTGCAAGTGTCATTCAATTATTTAGGCTTTGGAGGACGGTAACCTCATCGCCAATGTCCATCACATTCTTTATGAACATTCATTCAACTATCAAATATTCGCGCGCATTGCGTATAGAGAGAATCACATCTATTGCTATTATTCTAATGAATCACCCACTAAATGAGAATCACAtgcttttctccttacaattgtcTTCCACCAAGTGGAGATCAACTGCAAATAGGCTCACCAGAGAACCACTCGCAATGATGCACAGACTCCAGCCTGGTCGATGGCTGCTCGATACAAACGCGTTCCTTCATAGCATACATGGGTACGAGTGTTGGTGACAACTCGAAGAGCCATCGATTACTGCCCTACTCGTTAGCAGTCAACTAATCTACTGTTGCTAGAAGACACGAGTTCTCTATCATCTTACCATTCTATTAGTGTAtcttctcttttcttcctcttcctagATGTTCACTTCTCTAAACATCATGTTGAGTATTTCCATGAAAAGTTCTTGCAAACCGTAGTGAAAAGAAAGGCACTCTTGGACAGTACCGATATTAGATAGATATATATTATGATTCGGCAGAAATTTAGGAGATTTGGCCTCATCTTTTATGACTCGGCGTCTTCGAGGATACAATGCTGAAGTTGGTGCATGGAGTAACGCAGAGTATTCCATCTATTTAGGCTAGCAGTTACCGGGGACGGCTTTCTCGAGCTACATGGACTGCAGGGTGCTGGGCGTTGCCCATGGATCGAGATGTTattgagatagatagatagatatagcaGAGCTTGAAGCTCTCCGGGATCATGCATCTGACCAAGTAATGTCGTAGTCACCATTGTGCGACTTGTAGAAGCCCAACGCCTTCCACACTGCTCGAGACGCATCGACGATGTTGTTCCTGCAGGGAGGCTGGAAGTTGTGCTCTTCGTCGCAGCCGTTCACCGAGTCGCACTCGCCGACAACTTTGGCCAGCACAGATCTGCCATTGGCGTCGATCCTGACGGTGTTGCCACACCTGCTGCCGTCTTCGTACCAGCCGGTGGACAGCGCGACGACCATCTCGTGGTCGGAATGGTACTCACCGTCGCACTTGGAAGGAGCGGCGCTGTCGCCGCCTTCGGAGAAGTCGTAGATGGTCATGTGTGCCTTCGTGGCTGCGGTGACCGGCGGCGAGCAGCGATACTGGCGGTACTTCTTGCCGACCTTGCAGCACTCCGCGCCTTTTTCTTCGTTGCATTTGCTTGTGGTGCCGGTCAAATACCCGCTGTGGCTGCACGACTGGACATAGCTAAGAACAACAGTTGACAGTAGCAGAACGATGACTAGTGAAGGAAGCGAACCAGCAGCCATTAGAGAGGACTATGGTTTTCTTGTGATGGTAATAAGGCCTTTGTGGTAGTGTGCGTATATATATCCGCGTGTGCTATGAATTCTCGCCCCGAACGGTTGGCGGATTTGATGTGACGAAGTTGGCTACCGATCGTGACTTCAATTAAATTGATTCTGAGATAAAGCTATACGAAGGACTTGTACTTTGTCGATAGTTTTAATGTGATTCTACTTCTACGTTGTCATGACTAATATGATTGAGTGATGGTACTTTTATAGGCAATCGAACCCACTACTGAGGCATAAGTGGGACGCGACGTGAAGCCAAAGACGGGGATTGACCGTGGCATGCCATCTCTTTGTTTGCCGTTTTGGACTGAGACATGCCACATGCGCATCTCAATGTAACGATGTTGAAGAGTCACAAGGACGAGCCATAATGTCACACTATAAAAGTTATTCTACTCTAGTCTGAATCATTGTGATTCAAGTCTACAAGACTGCATGGATCAACCCTTCCCTCTGCCTCATCTCGTTCATGCTTCTCCTTCTTCACCTCATTCCCCCTCCTTCGCTACATTGTTGATGTGTTCGTGGGTGTTGTTGTTGTGTCACCAAAAAATTATTAGAGAAAGATGTCACTAATGCATCATTGAAACCTTAACAGCGTCGACCAAGTCTGACTGCTTTGGCAAGGTTGCATTGTTACAACATTTACCAACACAATCATGAAGCGCTCATGGAAAGCTTTACCACTGTATTGGCGATCATAGTTGTGTCGCGTTGATTAGAATTTGAATAATTAGTCATATGAAGCTTGATTTCAAATAAGAATCGAGTGGTTTTACAAAGGCGAACATTTGAAAACTCTTGAACTACAAAGTGTTAACAATTAAGTCACAATTGATACTCATGCAATTTTCAATGGTTGTCTAACTCAATATTATCAATTGTAAAGCAATGTTGAATCTTCAGTTTTTTTATATAACCTAATTTTGATTATAGTTTTTTATTATCTATATTGAGTAT from Musa acuminata AAA Group cultivar baxijiao chromosome BXJ2-11, Cavendish_Baxijiao_AAA, whole genome shotgun sequence encodes:
- the LOC135627186 gene encoding probable indole-3-pyruvate monooxygenase YUCCA9; protein product: MSSMADQFGFFSRRCVWVNGPIIVGAGPSGLAVAACLKEHGVPSVILERSDCIASLWQKRTYDRLKLHLPKQFCQLPRFPFPEHYPEYPTKQQFIDYLESYAKHLEISPRFNQSVQLARYDETCGLWRVRTTGTGTAAGSRSQEVEYIGRWLVVATGENAESVVPELDGLREFGGDVMHVCDYKSGEAYRGKRVLVVGCGNSGMEVSLDLCDYDALPAMVVRDSVHVLPREVLGKSTFELAVLLMRWLPLWLVDKILLVLAWLVLGNIETCGLRRPSTGPLALKNTEGRTPVLDTGALGKIRSGDIKVVPGIKRFSPGKVALVDGQVLDIDSVVLATGYRSNVPQWLQGCEFFSKDGFPKTAFPNGWKGQSGLYAVGFTRRGLSGASSDAVRTAKDIGRMWKEELKPAKRPVACHRRCISQI
- the LOC103970843 gene encoding putative ripening-related protein 1, which encodes MAAGSLPSLVIVLLLSTVVLSYVQSCSHSGYLTGTTSKCNEEKGAECCKVGKKYRQYRCSPPVTAATKAHMTIYDFSEGGDSAAPSKCDGEYHSDHEMVVALSTGWYEDGSRCGNTVRIDANGRSVLAKVVGECDSVNGCDEEHNFQPPCRNNIVDASRAVWKALGFYKSHNGDYDITWSDA